In Meleagris gallopavo isolate NT-WF06-2002-E0010 breed Aviagen turkey brand Nicholas breeding stock chromosome 2, Turkey_5.1, whole genome shotgun sequence, the following are encoded in one genomic region:
- the LOC100542888 gene encoding cytochrome P450 1B1, whose product MMDAFIRLQREQPRLQLEHVPATVTDIFGASQDTLSTALLWLLIFLIRYPKVQAKMQEEVDRIVGRDRLPCAEDQPHLPYIVAFLYESMRFSSFVPVTIPHATTTNTFIMGYLIPKDTVIFVNQWSVNHDPAKWSNPEDFDPTRFLDENGFINKDLTSSVMIFSMGKRRCIGEELSKVQLFLFTSILVHQCHFTANPNEDPKMDYTYGLTIKPKPFTLNVTLRDTMDLLDKAVQRLQAEKTANENQPSANT is encoded by the exons ATGATGGACGCCTTCATCCGCCTGCAACGCGAGCAGCCGCGGCTGCAGCTCGAGCACGTGCCCGCCACCGTCACCGACATCTTCGGCGCCAGCCAGGACACGCTCTCCACGGCGCTGCTCTGGctcctcatcttcctcatcAG GTATCCAAAAGTGCAGGCTAAAATGCAAGAAGAAGTGGACAGGATTGTTGGGAGAGACCgcctgccctgtgctgaagATCAGCCTCACTTGCCCTACATTGTGGCTTTCCTGTACGAATCCATGCGTTTCAGCAGCTTCGTGCCTGTTACCATCCCTCACGCCACCACGACCAACACCTTCATCATGGGCTACCTCATTCCCAAGGACACCGTCATATTTGTCAATCAGTGGTCAGTGAATCACGATCCAGCTAAGTGGTCCAACCCGGAGGATTTCGATCCAACGAGATTCCTGGATGAGAACGGCTTCATCAATAAAGATCTCACCAGTAGTGTGATGATTTTCTCAATGGGGAAACGGCGGTGTATTGGAGAGGAATTATCCAAGGTGCAGCTGTTTCTCTTTACTTCCATTCTTGTGCATCAGTGCCATTTCACTGCTAATCCAAATGAGGATCCTAAAATGGACTACACTTATGGGTTGACCATCAAACCCAAGCCGTTCACCTTGAATGTCACACTTAGAGATACTATGGATTTGCTTGATAAGGCTGTCCAAAGACTGCAAGCAGAGAAGACAGCCAACGAAAATCAGCCGTCGGCAAACACCTAA